The Solanum pennellii chromosome 11, SPENNV200 genome contains a region encoding:
- the LOC107003078 gene encoding uncharacterized protein LOC107003078, producing the protein MGMKRWVTIGVVVAIMASMKGLSSQLGFEKEIAIQWLKLMSDRLGNWAIPAYVALHTITLALCLPYAVFFEAGASLLFGFLPAVLCVFSAKILGASLSFSIGRFVFRSSSSAVGWVRNNKYFHVLSKGVERDGWKFVLLARFSPIPSYVINYALAATNVRFFLDFLLPTAIGCLPMILQNTSIGSLAGAAVSSGSGSNTSNLWSYIFPLLGILASILISLRVKKYSKDISVAETVPTDDNDNNRLTGRVKGKDSKKQ; encoded by the exons ATGGGTATGAAGAGATGGGTAACGATAGGTGTAGTAGTAGCGATAATGGCATCAATGAAAGGATTAAGCAGCCAATTGGGTTTCGAAAAAGAGATAGCAATTCAATGGTTAAAGCTAATGTCCGATCGATTAGGAAATTGGGCGATCCCTGCTTATGTTGCTCTTCATACAATTACACTTGCTCTTTGTCTTCCTTATGCCGTCTTCTTTGAAGCTGGTGCTTCTCTACTTTTTGGCTTCTTACCTGCTGTCTTGTGCGTCTTTTCTGCTAAAATTCTTGGCgcttctctctctttctccaTCGGCAG GTTTGTGTTTCGCAGTTCCAGCTCTGCTGTTGGGTGGGTGCGAAACAACAAATACTTTCATGTGCTTTCAAAGGGTGTTGAACGAGATGGATGGAAATTTGTACTCCTTGCCCGTTTCTCACCTATACCGTCTTATGTCATCAACTATGCCTTAGCAGCCACCAATGTTAGGTTCTTCCTGGATTTCCTACTTCCAACAGCAATTGGCTGCCTGCCAATGATCCTACAGAACACATCTATTGGCAGTCTAGCCGGTGCTGCTGTATCATCCGGCTCTGGATCTAATACATCCAATTTATGGTCATACATCTTTCCTCTACTTGGTATCTTAGCAAGTATCCTCATTTCTTTGCGGGTGAAAAAGTATTCCAAGGATATCTCAGTCGCTGAGACAGTTCCTACAGATGATAACGACAACAATAGATTGACTGGAAGGGTAAAAGGAAAAGACTCAAAGAAACAGTAA
- the LOC107003490 gene encoding xyloglucan endotransglucosylase/hydrolase protein A-like → MGFKWTMMLVLCVLIGGSMGAKPNKPIDVPFGRNYEPSWAFDHIKYLNGGSEIQLSLDNRTGTGFQSKGSYLFGHFAMHIKMVAGDSAGTVTAFYLSSQNSEHDEIDFEFLGNKTGEPYILQTNVYTGGKGDKEQRIYLWFDPTKDYHTYSVLWNLHQIVFFVDEYPIRVFKNNKNLGVKFPFDQSMKIYSSLWEADDWATRGGLEKIDWSNAPFVASYKGFHIDGCESSVNAKFCANQGKSWWDQKEFQDLDKTQWRLLRRVRDKYTIYNYCTDKKRFSTMPIECKRNRDVPRNSRKEN, encoded by the exons atGGGCTTCAAATGGACGATGATGTTGGTGTTGTGTGTGTTAATAGGAGGATCAATGGGAGCTAAGCCCAATAAGCCAATTGATGTCCCATTTGGAAGAAATTATGAACCTAGTTGGGCTTTTGATcacatcaaatatttgaatggTGGCTCTGAGATCCAGCTCTCTCTCGATAATCGCaccg GCACTGGTTTTCAGTCAAAAGGATCTTACCTATTTGGGCACTTTGCTATGCACATAAAGATGGTTGCTGGTGATTCTGCAGGCACTGTCACCGCTTTCTAT TTGTCTTCTCAAAATTCAGAACATGATGAAATAGACTTCGAGTTCTTGGGGAATAAAACAGGAGAACCATACATTTTACAAACAAATGTATACACAGGAGGGAAAGGTGACAAAGAGCAAAGGATTTACTTATGGTTTGATCCAACAAAAGATTATCACACTTACTCTGTCTTGTGgaatcttcatcaaattgt ATTTTTTGTGGATGAGTATCCCATAAGAGTGTTCAAGAACAACAAGAACTTAGGTGTCAAATTCCCATTTGACCAATCAATGAAGATATACTCAAGTCTATGGGAAGCAGATGATTGGGCAACAAGAGGTGGACTTGAGAAAATTGATTGGTCAAATGCACCCTTTGTTGCCTCATACAAAGGCTTTCACATTGATGGTTGTGAATCTTCTGTCAATGCCAAATTTTGTGCCAATCAAGGCAAAAGTTGGTGGGATCAAAAGGAATTTCAAGATTTGGACAAAACTCAATGGAGGCTTTTGAGAAGAGTTAGGGacaaatatacaatttataaCTATTGTACCGATAAAAAGAGGTTCTCTACAATGCCAA